In a single window of the Bacillus mycoides genome:
- a CDS encoding ABC transporter permease: MLRLMKLEMKKFKLGWYVRGVIIANIAILALLTSMSIVSQIEGDPEIRDPQMILLAVSTLVRATFIIFGSVLIARLIISEYKNKTILLMFSYPINRKKMMVSKLAITATLTFITVILSNILVVGIFFGIDSYFSILPNPFTVDQLMQEGIKLVPLAIATAGMSLIPLYFGMRKRSVPTTIVSSLIVVSIAMNSNPTFPTATFLPLQLALAAIGFAIAYYGIKNIEKEDVTV, translated from the coding sequence TATGAAGCTAGAAATGAAGAAGTTTAAGCTTGGATGGTATGTAAGGGGAGTAATTATTGCAAATATCGCTATACTGGCATTATTGACCTCTATGAGCATCGTTTCTCAAATAGAAGGAGATCCAGAAATAAGAGATCCGCAGATGATTTTGTTAGCGGTTAGTACATTAGTAAGAGCAACATTTATTATTTTTGGTAGTGTGTTAATCGCAAGGTTAATAATTAGTGAATATAAAAATAAAACAATACTACTTATGTTTTCTTATCCAATTAACCGAAAGAAAATGATGGTTAGTAAGTTGGCCATTACAGCAACATTAACATTTATAACAGTTATTTTATCGAACATTTTAGTAGTAGGAATTTTCTTTGGGATAGATAGTTATTTTTCAATTCTTCCTAATCCATTTACAGTAGATCAATTGATGCAAGAAGGAATAAAACTGGTTCCTTTAGCCATTGCAACTGCGGGAATGAGTTTAATCCCATTATATTTCGGAATGCGTAAACGTTCAGTGCCAACTACAATTGTTTCATCCCTTATCGTTGTATCAATTGCAATGAATAGCAACCCAACGTTTCCTACAGCAACTTTTCTTCCCCTTCAACTAGCATTGGCAGCAATTGGATTTGCGATTGCATATTACGGAATTAAAAATATAGAGAAGGAAGATGTAACAGTATGA
- a CDS encoding DinB family protein, with amino-acid sequence MYQTIEDFLTSWTYEAESTQKMLDALTDESLSQEIAPGHWTLGRVAWHIVTALPIMLSGTGLKFEGETKDYPVPTSAKTIADGYRNVNAAFVETLQSEWTDKDLATINDFFGRPMPNSIFLMTLINHQNHHRGQMTVLMRQAGLKVPGVYGPSKEEWAATGMEAPQM; translated from the coding sequence ATGTACCAAACTATTGAAGATTTTTTAACATCATGGACATACGAGGCTGAGTCTACTCAGAAGATGCTCGATGCATTAACCGATGAATCTTTATCACAAGAAATTGCACCTGGGCACTGGACTTTAGGGAGAGTCGCTTGGCATATCGTTACAGCACTTCCTATTATGCTATCAGGGACAGGACTTAAGTTTGAAGGAGAAACGAAAGATTATCCTGTACCAACTTCAGCAAAAACAATTGCAGATGGATATCGCAATGTGAATGCAGCTTTTGTTGAAACGCTTCAAAGTGAATGGACTGATAAAGACTTAGCTACTATTAATGACTTCTTTGGTCGCCCTATGCCGAATTCTATATTTTTAATGACACTCATTAATCATCAAAATCACCACCGCGGGCAGATGACTGTTTTAATGCGTCAAGCTGGATTAAAAGTCCCTGGCGTATACGGTCCTTCCAAAGAAGAATGGGCTGCTACTGGAATGGAAGCTCCCCAAATGTAA
- a CDS encoding BclA C-terminal domain-containing protein: MSLWSNNANGYCGCNNQNGVHVDSCCFSCDGTVPKLGPTGETGATGATGATGATGATGATGATGATGATGATGATGATGATGATGATGATGATGATGATGATGATGATGATGATGATGITGATGATGITGATGPTGATGPTGPTGATGATGVTGATGETGATGVTGTSITATYAFANNTSGAAISVLLGGTNVPLPNNQNIGPGITVSGGNTVFTAANAGNYYISYTINITASLLVSSRITINGAPLAGTINSPALATTSFSATIITTLAAGSAISLQLFGLLAVATLSTTTPGAVLTIIRLS, translated from the coding sequence ATGTCTTTATGGAGTAATAATGCAAATGGATATTGTGGATGTAATAATCAAAATGGTGTGCATGTTGATTCATGCTGTTTTAGTTGCGATGGGACAGTTCCTAAGCTCGGTCCAACAGGCGAAACGGGAGCAACAGGAGCAACAGGAGCAACAGGAGCAACAGGAGCAACAGGAGCAACAGGAGCAACAGGAGCAACAGGAGCAACAGGAGCAACAGGAGCAACAGGAGCAACAGGAGCAACAGGAGCAACAGGAGCAACAGGAGCAACAGGAGCAACGGGAGCAACGGGAGCGACAGGAGCAACGGGAGCGACAGGAGCAACGGGAGCGACAGGAGCAACAGGAGCAACGGGAATAACGGGAGCAACAGGAGCAACGGGAATAACGGGAGCAACGGGTCCAACGGGAGCGACAGGTCCAACAGGCCCAACAGGAGCAACAGGAGCAACGGGAGTAACAGGAGCAACGGGTGAAACAGGAGCGACGGGAGTAACAGGTACAAGTATAACTGCGACGTATGCATTTGCGAATAATACATCAGGAGCGGCAATATCAGTGCTTCTTGGTGGAACAAATGTCCCACTTCCAAATAATCAGAATATCGGTCCAGGAATTACAGTTTCGGGGGGGAACACAGTATTTACGGCCGCAAATGCAGGGAATTATTATATTTCATATACAATTAATATAACGGCCTCATTATTAGTCAGTTCGCGAATTACAATTAATGGGGCACCGCTTGCTGGGACTATCAACTCTCCTGCATTAGCAACGACTTCATTTAGTGCAACAATTATTACGACTCTTGCAGCGGGGAGTGCAATTAGTTTGCAGTTGTTTGGATTGTTAGCTGTTGCCACGTTATCAACGACTACACCTGGTGCAGTTTTAACGATTATAAGATTAAGCTAA
- a CDS encoding long-chain-fatty-acid--CoA ligase has protein sequence MEKPWLQSYPEEIPGTISYDIQPLHGYLEKMAARYPEKKALHFLGKDVTFSDFHDKVKKFANYLQRLGIEKGDRVAIMLPNCPQSVIGYYGTLLAGGIVVQTNPLYTERELEYQLHDSGAKVILCLDLVFPRVTNVQTATKLEHIIVTRIADFLPFPKNLLYPFVQKKQANLVVNVSESETIHLWKSVERESNADVEVSCDPENDLALLQYTGGTTGFPKGVMLTHKNLVSNTLMGAHWLYNCKEGEEVILGVLPFFHVYGMTAVMNLSIMQGYKMVLIPKFDMKMVFEAIKKHKVTLFPGAPTIYIALLNSPLLKEYDISSIQACISGSAPLPVEVQEEFERVTGGKLVEGYGLTESSPVTHGNFLWEKRVPGSIGVPWPDTEAIIMSLETGESLPPGEIGEIVVKGPQIMKGYWNKPEETAAVLQDGWLHTGDVGYMDEDGFFYVKDRKKDMIVASGFNVYPREVEEVLYEHEKVQEVVTIGVPDPYRGETVKAFVVLKEGAECSEEELDQFARKYLAAYKVPKVYEFRSELPKTTVGKILRRVLIDEEKRKNEDEQTG, from the coding sequence GTGGAAAAACCTTGGTTGCAGAGTTATCCAGAGGAAATCCCAGGTACGATTTCATATGATATTCAGCCACTTCATGGATATTTAGAGAAAATGGCTGCTCGTTATCCAGAAAAGAAAGCGCTTCACTTTTTAGGTAAAGATGTTACATTTTCAGATTTCCATGACAAGGTAAAGAAATTTGCGAATTACCTTCAAAGGCTTGGTATTGAAAAAGGCGATAGAGTTGCGATTATGTTACCGAATTGTCCGCAATCTGTAATTGGTTATTATGGTACTTTGCTTGCGGGGGGGATTGTTGTACAAACGAATCCTCTTTATACAGAAAGAGAGCTTGAGTACCAACTTCATGACTCAGGGGCAAAAGTTATTCTTTGCCTGGATTTAGTGTTTCCGAGAGTTACTAATGTTCAAACGGCAACAAAGCTTGAGCATATTATCGTAACCCGTATTGCAGATTTTTTACCATTCCCTAAAAATTTACTTTATCCATTTGTACAAAAAAAGCAGGCAAATCTTGTTGTGAATGTGTCGGAAAGTGAAACGATTCATCTTTGGAAATCGGTAGAAAGAGAAAGTAATGCTGATGTTGAAGTTTCATGTGATCCTGAAAATGATCTAGCCCTTTTGCAGTATACAGGGGGAACGACAGGGTTTCCAAAAGGGGTTATGTTAACGCATAAAAACCTCGTTTCGAACACTTTAATGGGAGCGCATTGGTTATATAATTGTAAAGAAGGAGAAGAGGTAATTCTTGGTGTTCTTCCGTTTTTTCATGTGTACGGGATGACAGCTGTAATGAATTTAAGTATTATGCAAGGATATAAAATGGTGCTTATTCCGAAGTTTGATATGAAAATGGTTTTTGAAGCAATTAAGAAACATAAAGTTACACTATTTCCAGGAGCACCAACCATTTATATTGCTCTATTAAATAGTCCTCTTTTAAAAGAATATGATATTTCTTCAATTCAGGCTTGTATTAGTGGTTCTGCACCGCTTCCTGTAGAAGTGCAGGAGGAGTTTGAGAGAGTTACAGGTGGTAAATTAGTAGAGGGTTATGGATTAACGGAGTCATCACCAGTTACACATGGGAATTTTTTGTGGGAAAAGCGTGTGCCGGGAAGTATTGGGGTACCGTGGCCGGATACAGAGGCAATCATCATGTCACTTGAAACAGGAGAGTCATTACCTCCAGGTGAAATTGGTGAAATTGTTGTAAAGGGCCCACAAATTATGAAAGGGTATTGGAATAAGCCAGAAGAAACGGCAGCTGTACTGCAAGATGGCTGGCTCCATACAGGTGATGTAGGATACATGGATGAGGATGGCTTTTTCTATGTGAAAGATCGTAAGAAAGATATGATCGTTGCTAGTGGCTTTAACGTATATCCTCGTGAAGTAGAAGAAGTGTTATATGAACACGAAAAGGTGCAAGAAGTGGTAACAATCGGTGTTCCTGATCCGTATCGAGGGGAAACTGTAAAAGCGTTTGTTGTTTTGAAAGAAGGCGCTGAGTGTTCTGAAGAAGAATTAGATCAGTTTGCACGTAAATATTTAGCAGCTTACAAAGTTCCGAAGGTATATGAGTTTAGAAGTGAGTTGCCGAAGACGACAGTCGGAAAAATTTTACGCCGTGTCCTAATAGATGAAGAGAAGAGAAAGAATGAGGATGAGCAAACGGGCTAA
- a CDS encoding TetR/AcrR family transcriptional regulator, with the protein MNDYSFSHLLEGDSKVKKNRPKYNQIIDAAVIVIAENGYHQAQVSKIAKQAGVADGTIYLYFKNKEDILISLFQEKMGEFVETIRQKIAGIESAVAKLFMLVETHFLLLSQNDPLAIVTQLELRQSNQDLRLKINEVLKGYLQVMDEILETGIKQGEFQADLNVRVARQMIFGTVDEVVTNWVMSDHKYDLVALSKTVHGLLIAACGYRQ; encoded by the coding sequence ATGAATGACTATTCATTCAGTCATCTTCTTGAAGGGGACAGTAAAGTGAAGAAAAATAGACCGAAATACAATCAGATTATTGATGCTGCAGTCATTGTGATTGCGGAGAATGGATACCATCAAGCGCAAGTTTCTAAAATTGCAAAGCAAGCTGGGGTAGCTGATGGCACGATTTATTTATATTTTAAAAATAAAGAAGATATATTAATATCCTTATTCCAAGAGAAGATGGGAGAATTTGTTGAAACAATTCGTCAAAAAATAGCAGGAATTGAAAGCGCTGTAGCGAAGTTATTCATGTTGGTAGAAACGCACTTCTTGCTGTTGTCACAAAATGATCCTCTTGCTATCGTTACGCAATTAGAGCTAAGGCAGTCCAATCAAGACTTGCGCCTTAAAATAAATGAAGTATTAAAAGGCTACTTACAAGTTATGGATGAGATTTTAGAGACAGGTATAAAGCAAGGTGAATTTCAGGCGGATTTAAACGTTCGCGTGGCAAGACAAATGATCTTTGGAACAGTAGATGAAGTTGTGACCAATTGGGTAATGAGCGATCATAAGTATGATCTGGTCGCACTTTCAAAAACGGTACATGGGCTACTTATTGCAGCTTGTGGTTATCGTCAATAA